From the Terriglobia bacterium genome, the window ATCGCTCTGCGCCTTGGCGCTCCTAAATTCTATGAATACATCCGCGCCTTCGGATTCGGTGCGCCCACCGGCGTGGACCTGCCCGGCGAGAGCAAAGGGCTGCTGCGGCGTCTGGAGAACTGGACCCCGGTCTCCATCGGCTCCATCTCCATGGGGCAGGAGGTCGGCGTTACCCCTATCCAGCTGGTTACCGCGGTTTCCGCCATCGCCAACGGCGGTCTGCTGTACCAGCCGCGCGTCGTCCAGGAACTCCGCCGCGGCGAGGAAGCGGCGTCCCTGCCCGCCGCGCTGGCTCCGCGAGAGCCGCGGCGCGTCATCCGTCCGGAGACCGCCGCGACGCTGCGCCGGCTGATGGAAGGCGTGATCCTGGATGGTACCGGCAAACTGGCCCGCCTCGACGGCTGGACCGCCGCGGGCAAGACCGGCTCGGCGCAGAAGATCGATCCGGCCACCGGGCGCTACTCCCCGGACAAGCTCATCGCCTCGTTTTCGGGCTTTGCGCCGCTCAACAATCCGGCGGTGACCATACTCGTTTCCCTCGATTCGCCGGTAGGACTGCACGAAGGCGGGCAGGTGGCCGCACCGGTCTTCAAGCGCATCGCCGAACAGGTTCTGGCCTATCTGGATGTGCCGCGCGACGTCCCTGGAAGCCGCCGCCTGCTGCTGGCTTCCTACCGCGGTCCAGCCGGGATCGGCTCCAGGCGCGACGACGGCGACCTCGAAGATTTTGCCGCGGTCGATTTTTCCGCACAGCCCGAAGGGGCCCTGACCGAATCTAATAAAAGGACGGAGTCGGAGCCCCCCAGCGTCACCATTGCGGTGGACCAAGGCGGCGACATTGCCGTGCCCCTGCTGCAGGGCAAAACCATGCGCGACGTCACCAGCGACTGCCTGCGCCTCGGCCTCGACCCCGTGCTCGTGGGTACCGGCGTGGTTACCGAGCAATCGCCGCAGCCCGGCGTCAAAGTCCGGCGCGGCAGCAAGATCATCGTGCGCTTCGGCGCGCCGCAGTTGGCGGCGCAGAATCCGCCGCAGGAGCGGAAGCCCCGCACCGGAACAGGAAAACAGAAATGACCAGCGGAGTGCGCAATGCCCCGGAATGTAAGGATGCACACAGGGAGGAAGCCCCGGAAATTTTTCCGGGCGCAGGGGAAAAACGTAGCATGAACCTCGGCGATCTATTGCAAGGTGTGGAGCGGCTCCCCGCGGCGGTGGCGATGGACGCCGAGATCCGCCAGGTCGTCTGTCACTCCGCGAAAGTGCAGCCCGGCGCGCTCTTCTTCGCCCTGCACGGCGCCAAGGCCGACGGCCACAAGTACGTCGCCGAGGCCATCGCCCGCGGCGCCCTGGCCATTGCCAGCGAGGAGCCGCGTCCGGCGGAACTCCCGGCGCAGATCGCCTGGGTCCAGGTGCGTGAGCCGCGCAAAGCCCTGGCTATCACCGCTGCCAACTTCTTCGGGCATCCCGCGGAGGCCCTGCAACTCGTCGCCGTCACCGGCACCAACGGCAAAACCACCACTACGCATCTCGTGGACGCCATTCTCAAGGCCTCCGGGGCAAAGACCGGCCTCTTCGGCACCATCGAATACCACACCCCGCGCGGCTGCTATCCCGCGCCCAACACTACCCCGGAGTCCGTGGACCTCCAGGGCTTTTTCGCCGAGATCCGCGACGCCGGCGGCAACTACGCCGTGCTGGAAGCCAGCTCCCACGCTCTCTCGATGGACCGCTTGTGGGGCTGCCGCTTCGCCGCCGCCGTCTTTACCAACCTCACCCGCGAGCATCTCGACTATCACAAGACTTTCGAAGACTATTTCGCCGCCAAGCGCCGCCTTTTCGAAGGCACGGGCGCGGGCGCCCCGGGCTGTGCCGTCGTCAATGCCGACGATCCTTACGGCCCGCGCCTCGCCGGCCTCGCTCAGCAAACCCTCACCTACGGCTTGCAGGAGCCCGCGGACATCACCGCGAAGAAGTTCGCCCTCTCCTTCGCCGGCCTCTCCTTCAGCGCGCAGACCCCGGCGGGGAAGATCGCCATCCAGTCTCCGCTGGTGGGCCGCATCAACGTTTACAACATTCTCGCGGCCATCGGCGCGGCGCAGGGTCTGGGCATTTCCAATGAGCTCATTGCCGCGGGCATCGCGCAGCTCGAACACGTTTCCGGCCGCTTCCAGCGCATCGACCTCGGCCAGCCCTTCCTGGTCATCGTGGATTATGCGCACACCGACGACGCGCTGGATAATCTCATCCGCACCGCGCGCGAGCTTAATCCCAAGGGCCGCATCATCCTGCTCTTCGGCTGCGGCGGCGAAAAAGACCGCACCAAGCGCCCGGTCATGGGCGAAGTGGCCGGGCGGCTCAGCGACCTCACCGTGCTCTCCAGCGACAATCCGCGCAGCGAGGATCCGCTGAAGATCATCAGCGACATCGTGGTGGGAATGCAGAAAACCGCGGGAAAGTATCTGATCGAACCGGACCGCGAAAAGGCCATCGGCCTGGCATTCGACGAGGCCCGCGCCGGCGATATCGTCCTGCTGGCCGGCAAAGGCCATGAGAACCGCCAGATTCTGGCGGATCGCACCTTGGAGTTTGACGACCGCGAGATGGCGCGGCGCGCCTTGCGGCAACGCGGGTTTGGCACGTAACGCGCTCTCCCGAATAGGAGGGAGCGCGGGGCGCGCCAGAGGCAGACTTCCGAAAGGAGGAATCCTCAAAACCGGTGAGACCCCACGCACGTGCGGTAAATCTGCGTAAGAGCAGTGCCTTGAGGACTTTATGCGGTGGACGCTTACACAAGTGGCTGGCGCTTTGGCTGTTCCCCCGGGCCCCGGGCTCGCCCCCCTGGCCCGGATGGCCGGCGTCTCGATTGATTCTCGCACGCTTCGAGCCGGCGACCTGTTTATCGCCATCCACGGTCCGCGTCATAACGGACACGAGTTCGTGGCCGCCGCGCTGGAGCGCGGGGCCGTGGCCGCGGTGGTGGCGCGCGCGGAAGCCGGGCGCTTTTCCGAAGCCGTGCTCGCGCGCTGCCTCGTCGTGGAAGACACCTTTCAAGCGCTGCAGCGGCTGGGAAGCGCACAGCGCCAGGCCTGGGGCCGCCGCATCGCCGGCGTCACCGGCTCGGTGGGCAAGACCACCACGAAAGAGATCCTGGCAGCCCTGCTGGGCGCGCGGTTCCGCGTCCTGAAATCCGAGGGCAACCTGAATAACGAATATGGACTGCCGCTGACGCTGTGCCGCCTGGAAGAGACGCACGAAGCCGC encodes:
- a CDS encoding UDP-N-acetylmuramoyl-L-alanyl-D-glutamate--2,6-diaminopimelate ligase; its protein translation is MNLGDLLQGVERLPAAVAMDAEIRQVVCHSAKVQPGALFFALHGAKADGHKYVAEAIARGALAIASEEPRPAELPAQIAWVQVREPRKALAITAANFFGHPAEALQLVAVTGTNGKTTTTHLVDAILKASGAKTGLFGTIEYHTPRGCYPAPNTTPESVDLQGFFAEIRDAGGNYAVLEASSHALSMDRLWGCRFAAAVFTNLTREHLDYHKTFEDYFAAKRRLFEGTGAGAPGCAVVNADDPYGPRLAGLAQQTLTYGLQEPADITAKKFALSFAGLSFSAQTPAGKIAIQSPLVGRINVYNILAAIGAAQGLGISNELIAAGIAQLEHVSGRFQRIDLGQPFLVIVDYAHTDDALDNLIRTARELNPKGRIILLFGCGGEKDRTKRPVMGEVAGRLSDLTVLSSDNPRSEDPLKIISDIVVGMQKTAGKYLIEPDREKAIGLAFDEARAGDIVLLAGKGHENRQILADRTLEFDDREMARRALRQRGFGT
- a CDS encoding transpeptidase family protein, translated to MSAPRSHVRLLLVAGVVLLWTLAVTGRLAYLQLFRYSDYLGRAQRQQQRIVEVTPRRGSIYDRNLHPLAMSVPVDSAFAVPAEIRDTPLAARLLSSVLHIPRDVLEARLDPSRSFVWIARKLPPEKAQALAALNLRGIYFQKENQRFYPKRELAAHVLGYVDLDEKGIGGIEYALDRQIRGKAEKILVMSDARRRWFDATETTRDGAASVVLTLDEKIQYIAERELAAAIARTHAVAGTVVVQNPANGELLAVANWPRFNPNAAAESPAEAHMDRAISALYEPGSTFKLITLAAAFDERLIRPDDVFDCQNGAVYIAGHRIRDHKPFGLLSVKQILAESSDVGAIKIALRLGAPKFYEYIRAFGFGAPTGVDLPGESKGLLRRLENWTPVSIGSISMGQEVGVTPIQLVTAVSAIANGGLLYQPRVVQELRRGEEAASLPAALAPREPRRVIRPETAATLRRLMEGVILDGTGKLARLDGWTAAGKTGSAQKIDPATGRYSPDKLIASFSGFAPLNNPAVTILVSLDSPVGLHEGGQVAAPVFKRIAEQVLAYLDVPRDVPGSRRLLLASYRGPAGIGSRRDDGDLEDFAAVDFSAQPEGALTESNKRTESEPPSVTIAVDQGGDIAVPLLQGKTMRDVTSDCLRLGLDPVLVGTGVVTEQSPQPGVKVRRGSKIIVRFGAPQLAAQNPPQERKPRTGTGKQK